The region GTGGCGGGCAGCGCGTACCACGTCAGCAGCGAGTGTTTCTTCAAACGGCCCCGGTAGCGGCGACTTCGGTGGCGGGGTGCGTAGGCGTGCTGGCGGATGCACCGCTGGCCGGGCGGCCCGCATGATGGGCGCATGACCGACCCACAGCCCGTCACGCTGCGCGACATGCAGAAACCCGACGATTTCGCCGAGGTCGCGGCCCTGCTGAGCGCCGCCGATCCCGAGTGGCCCCTGACGGCCGAGATGATGGCCACCTGGGACGAGGCGCACGACCCGGCGCTGTACCGCCGCGAGCGGGTGGCGGAGCAGGGCGGACGGATCGTGGGGGTCAGTCACGTCGGGCATGACGATTTCGCGTTCGAGGACTGGCGGTACTTCGGGCGGGTGGTCGTGCACCCGGATGCCCGGCGGCGCGGGGTGGGCACGGCGCTGTACGACGACGCGTTCGCCGCGCTGCGCGAACGGGGCGCGCAGGATCTCCGCACGATGCTCAGCGATCAGGACGAGGACGCGCCGGGCCGGGCGTTCCTGGCCGCGCGGGGCTACGTGCGCACCTGGGACCGCTATGAGTCCCGCCTACACACGGCCGACGCCGAACTGGGCGCCTTCGACGACCTGATGGCGGCCGTGGCGGCGGACGGCGTGGAGCTGCGCCCGGTGGCGGACCTCGCCGGGGACCCGGAGCGGAACCGCAGGTTGTGGGAACTCGACTGGCGCCTCTTCCAGGACGTGCCGATGGGGCAGACCCTCACCCGGCGGCCCTTCGAGGCGTGGGTGAAGCAGGAACTGGACGACCCGACCTTCAGTCACGAGCTGTCCTTCGTATCCCTGCGCCCCGACGTGAACGACCCGGAAACCGGCCCGTACGTGGGCTACAGCACCCTGATGAGCAACCCGGCGGGCTTCTTTGTCATCGGCATGACCGGCGTGCGCCGCGAGGACCGCGGGCGCGGCGTGGCCAAGGCCCTGAAGGTCGCCGCGATGCGCGCCCTGGCCGCTGCCGGGGGCGGCGAGATCCGCACGTTCAACGACCCGCCCAACAAGGCCATGCTGGGCATGAACCGCGCGCTGGGCTTCCGGCGCGGCCCGACCCGCAGCCGCTACGAACTGCACCTGGACCCCGTGACGGGCGAACGCCGCCCCGTCCCCGTGCCCCCGGAGCTGGCGTGACCGCCCCGCAATCCTTCGCGTTGCGGCCCGCCACGGACGCCGACCTGGGCGCCCTGGCGGACCTGCTGACGGCCGTGAATCCCCGCCACCCGCAGACCGCCGAGTCGCTGGCCCACGACCTGCACTCGCTGCGGTCGCACCCGCTGGGGCTGCACGTCGCGCAGTGGGTGGCGCACACCCCGGACGGGGCGCTGCTGGGTGCGGCGTCCGCGTTGCAGTTCGGCGGGATGTACCACCCGGACCGCTACCACGCCGAGGTCGGCGTGCACCCCGGCGCGCGCGGCCAGGGGGTCGGCGCGGCGCTCGCGGCGCACGTCACCACTCACCTGGAGGCGCGGGGCGCGCGCGAGGTCCTGGCTGGCGCGTACGAGGACGAACCGCGCAGCCTGCACTTCCTGACGGCGCGGGGGTTCCGGGAGGTGATGCGGTTCTTCGACAACGTGCTCGACATGGCCGACTTCGACGCGGACGCCTGGGCGGACCGGGCGACCCTGCCCGCCGGGCTGCGGGCCGTGACCCTGGCCGACCTGAGCGCCGAACTGGGCGAGGAAGCCGCCCACCGCGCGTTCTACGCGGGCTGGCTGGCCGCGCGCGAGGACGTGCCCCGCACCGCCCCCGCGACCCCGGTCGCCTATGAGGACTTCCTGACGCGCCTGGACCGCCCGGAGCACCTGCCCCGCGGCACGCTGCTGGCCGTCACCCCGGCGGGCGAGGTCGCGGCCCTGTCCGAACTGCACCGCGACCTGCACGACCCGCGGCGGCTGAACACCGGCCTGACCGGCACCACCCGCGCGTGGCGACGGCAGGGGTTGGCGCTGGCGCTGAAGGTCGCCGCGCTGCGCGTCGCGCGGGACCTGGGTGCCCGCGAGGTCTGGACCGGGAACGCCACCACCAACGCGCCCATGCTGGCCCTGAACGACCGCCTGGGCTTCCGCCCGCGCGTCGCGTGGGTGGAGATGCAGCGCGGTCAGGTGGACGCATGATCACCGTCGCCCCCATCGCCGAGCACGAGTGGGACGCCGCCGCCGCGATCCTGACCGGCGCGAACCCGAACGATCCCCTGACCGGCGAGGACCTGCGCCGCCAGATGCGCGAACAGCAGGACTGGGGGTACGGCTGGGCCGTGCTGGTGGCCCACGAGGGACCGGAGGTGCTGGGGGTCGCCGCGTACTACCAGAATCCCGGTGCGTTCCACCCGGACCGGTACGGCCTGGACCTCGCCGTCGCGCCCGCCGCGCAGGGTCGGGGTGCGGGCGCGGCCCTGTGGGCGGACCTGGACGCCGCCCTGCGCGCCCGGAACGCCGAATCCGCCCGCATCCTGGCCCGCGAGGACCACCCGGTCGCGCCCGGCTTCCTGACCCGCCGGGGGTTCACGGGCGACAGGCGGTACTTCATGTCCGCCCTGCACGTCCCGGACTTCGACCCCGCCCCGTACGCCGCGCTGGAAGGCCGCCTGCACGCCCGGGGCGTCCGCATCCGCAGTCTGGCCGAGCTGCGCGAGGCGGGCACCCCGGACCTCGCGCGGCGCCTGCACGCCCTCATGAGCGACGTCCGCCAGGATGTGCCGCGCGCCGAACCCGCGACTCCCCTGAGCCGAGAGGTGTTCGAGGACGCCATCCTCGGCGACCCCGGCCTCCTGCCGGACGCGTACCTGATCGCCGAGGTGGACGGCACGTGGGCGGGGCAGACCACCCTGTTCCGCAGCGACGCCAGCCCGGACCTCCTGACCGGCCTGACCGGCGTCACCCGCCCCTGGCGCGGCCAGGGGATCGCCACCGCCCTGAAACTCGCCGCGATCCGCGCCGCCCGCACCCTGAACGCCACCACCATCCGCACCGACAACGCCAGCGACAACGCCCCCATGCTCGCCATCAACGACCGCCTCGGCTTCGTCCGTGACCCCGCCAGCGTGTCGTACGTGATCCGCTTCGGGTGAAGGGGGGAGTGGGAAGTGGGTCGGCTTGACCTGGGCGGGCACGCCGCGCAGACGCTGTTGACCATCCGCCATCCGCCATCCGCCATCCGCCATCCGCCATCCGCCATCCGCGTAAGCTGTGTCTGTGCTGCTGAGTATCGACTGGGACGCCTTCTCGGGCACGCGGGAACTGGTATTCGACGCGCCGATCTGGGGGACGCGGGACCTCGACCATGACCGCTCTGGCGCGTGGGTGGACCGCGCGCGCGGGCGCGGTGGGCAGGACTGGGACGTGCTGGAGGCGGATTTCCCGCTGTACTCCGGCTGGGAGGCCCTGCGCGCGTACGTGGGCGTGCCGGCGTTCGTGACGCTCAGTCACGCGGACGCCTGGGCGTGGCTGGAACGGTATCCGGGGCTGGACGTGCTGAACCTCGACTCTCACCACGATCTGGGGAGCCGCAGTGGCGACCCGGCGCGGGTGCGGCCCGGCAACTGGGCGGGGCTGGGGCTGGCGCGCGGCCTGATCCGCACGGTCACGACGCTGTACCCGGACTGGCACGCGGCGCTGCCCGTCGCGGAGGGCTTCGATCTGGACCGCACGCGCGGCGAATTGGGTGACCTGCTGCCCGCCGCGCTGCTGGACCGCGTGACCCTGGCCCGGCAGGCGCGGCCCGGCGCGGCCCTGCCCGACCCGGCGCGGGTGACGTCGCTGCTGCTGGTGCAGTCCCCGGCGTGGACGAACCCGGCGCATGATCCGGCGTTCCTGGCGCTGGCGGCCGAACTGGGCGCGCAGGTGCTGGTGCCGCCGCACCCCCGAATGGGGAGGGCGGAGAAGTCCGTTCGATCTTAAGCGGCCTGCGTGCTATCCAGAGTGGACCGTGCGCGCCGCCCGGGTCACCGGCTGCGCGTGCCCGCCACCCCCCGCGACCCACCCGAGAGGGGAGCGTCAGCCCGCCGCGGCGCCGTGTAACATTTTTCATGAAGCCGCGCGCTTCACAGGAGTGCACCCGTGACCATCCCGCACACCGAATCCACCCGGCAAGTCGCCTATCAGGTCGGCGCGTTCGCGCTGATCCACCACCAGGGCGCCTACCTGATCACCCGCCCGCTGGAGCCGCTGCAACCCGGCGCGCAGGGCCTGCCCGGCCTGATCCTGAACGCCGAACCCGGCAACAACCCGGTCGAACTGCACCTGCGGCGCGTGATCCGCGAGCAGGTGAAACTGGTCGTCAGTGACCTGCGGCTGGCCGGGTCGTACGTGGCGCGCGGCACGCAGGGCGGGCACGCCGACGCGCGCCTGCACCTGATCTTCGGCACGGAGTACAGCGCCGGGATTCTCGAGCCGGACCCGCACCTGCTCAGCGCCGCCGAGTGGATTCCCAGCGCGGAACTGCTCGAGCGGGGCGGGTCGCCCGAATGGTTGCAGATCGCCATCCGCGAGTACGAGACCAGCGCCGCGCCACCGGCCGCGCCCGCCGCGGCGCGGTCCCGCCTGGGCTTCATGCGCCGCCGCTGAACGCCGCGCGGTTCAGCCGCCCGCCACCATCGCCTTCCAGCCCTCGGTGTCCTCACCGACCGTCAGGTGCTTCCCGGCGCGCACCAGCGGCAGCCGCAGCAGCTCCGGGTCGTCGATGATCTTCGCGATCACGCCGTCCTCGGTGGTGCGCAGGTACGCGAGGTTGCTGCGCTCGTACGCCTTGCCGTCCAGGTCCAGCAGGGCGTTCAGGCCGAATTTCTGCACGAACCGGCTCAGCTCACCCTTGGCGATGGGCCGCTCCTTCAGGTCCACGAAGTGGATCTTGATCTTGCGTTCCTTGAAGAAGCGCTCGGCGGCGCGGGTTTCCTTGCTCTTGCGCGTGCCGAACACCTGCACCTGCAACTCGCTCATGCCTCAAGTGTAGAGGCAGTGGGGAGTGGGAAGTGGGTCGGTCGGAGGTGGGCGGGCACGTCGCCCGATGACCGTCAACCGACGCGGGCGCGATCACCCGCGATCCACTTCCTACTCACCACTGCCCACTCCCTGCCGCCCGCGTTCCTCAGTTCGTGTAGAAGCCCAGGTCGTGGTCGCCGCTGACCGGCAGGCCCAGGTGGTCGTAGGCATGCGCGGTGGCCACGCGGCCCCGGGGCGTGCGCTTGATGAAGCCCAGCTGGATCAGGTACGGCTCGTACACGTCCTCCAGGGTCAGGCTGTCCTCGCTGATCGCGGTGGCCAGCGTGTCCACGCCGACCGGGCCGCCCGCGAAGCGGTGGATCAGGGTTTCCAGGTACTTCTTGTCGCGGTCGTCCAGCCCCGCGCTGTCCAGGCCCAGTTTGTCCAGCGCGTCCTGCGCGCGGGGCAGGCCGATGGTCGTCTCGCCCGCCACGTCGGCGTAGTCGCGCACGCGCCGCAGCAGCCGCTTGGCGATGCGCATGGTGCCGCGCGCCCGGGCGCCGATCTCGACGGCCGCCTCCTCGTCCAGTCCGAAGCCCAGCAGGCGCGCGTCGCGCAGGAGGTTCACGCCGATCTCGTCGGGCGTGTAGTACTCCAGGTGCTCGATGATCCCGAAGCGGCTGCGCATGGGCGCCGTGATCAGGCCCGGGCGGGTGGTCGCGCCGACCAGCGTGAAGCGCGGCAGCGGCAGCTCAATGGTGCGCGCCGCCGGGCCCTGCCCCAGCACGATGTCCAGCTTGAAGTCCTCCATCGCGGGGTACAGGTGCTCCTCCGCGACGCGGCCCAGGCGGTGGATCTCGTCGATGAACAGCACGTCGCCTTCCTCGAGGCTGTTCGTGAGGATCGCGGCCAGATCGCCGGGTTTCTCGATGGCCGGGCCGGAGGTCACGCGGATGTTCACGCCCAGTTCGTGCGCGATGATGTGCGCCAGGGTGGTCTTGCCCAGGCCGGGCGGGCCGAACAGCAGGGTATGGTCGAGCGCCTCCTTTCGGCCGCGCGCGGCCTGGAGGTACACGCCGAGTTTCTCCTTCAGTCGCGCCTGCCCGACGTAGTCCGTCAGGGTCTTGGGCCGCAGGGCCGCGTCGAGCGGTTCAGTCATAACAGAGAGTCTAGCGCAAGTTCGCTGTCAGCGGAATACGCCGGGGCCGTTTCAGCCTTATGCGGATTCCGTCTGTTTCGTTGACCACCCGAAACGGCACCGGGTCGTCAACTCCACGTCCGGAACCCGGTTCTCTCCTTCTCGCATCCGCTCGGGTTGAATGGTTTTTGCAAACCATTCAACCGGAGTCCCTATCAGCGCCCCGCGTACAGCCGGATCAGCCCTGGTAGATCCCGCTCCAGG is a window of Deinococcus grandis DNA encoding:
- a CDS encoding GNAT family N-acetyltransferase, whose translation is MITVAPIAEHEWDAAAAILTGANPNDPLTGEDLRRQMREQQDWGYGWAVLVAHEGPEVLGVAAYYQNPGAFHPDRYGLDLAVAPAAQGRGAGAALWADLDAALRARNAESARILAREDHPVAPGFLTRRGFTGDRRYFMSALHVPDFDPAPYAALEGRLHARGVRIRSLAELREAGTPDLARRLHALMSDVRQDVPRAEPATPLSREVFEDAILGDPGLLPDAYLIAEVDGTWAGQTTLFRSDASPDLLTGLTGVTRPWRGQGIATALKLAAIRAARTLNATTIRTDNASDNAPMLAINDRLGFVRDPASVSYVIRFG
- a CDS encoding ArsC/Spx/MgsR family protein, giving the protein MSELQVQVFGTRKSKETRAAERFFKERKIKIHFVDLKERPIAKGELSRFVQKFGLNALLDLDGKAYERSNLAYLRTTEDGVIAKIIDDPELLRLPLVRAGKHLTVGEDTEGWKAMVAGG
- a CDS encoding GNAT family N-acetyltransferase; the encoded protein is MTDPQPVTLRDMQKPDDFAEVAALLSAADPEWPLTAEMMATWDEAHDPALYRRERVAEQGGRIVGVSHVGHDDFAFEDWRYFGRVVVHPDARRRGVGTALYDDAFAALRERGAQDLRTMLSDQDEDAPGRAFLAARGYVRTWDRYESRLHTADAELGAFDDLMAAVAADGVELRPVADLAGDPERNRRLWELDWRLFQDVPMGQTLTRRPFEAWVKQELDDPTFSHELSFVSLRPDVNDPETGPYVGYSTLMSNPAGFFVIGMTGVRREDRGRGVAKALKVAAMRALAAAGGGEIRTFNDPPNKAMLGMNRALGFRRGPTRSRYELHLDPVTGERRPVPVPPELA
- a CDS encoding GNAT family N-acetyltransferase encodes the protein MTAPQSFALRPATDADLGALADLLTAVNPRHPQTAESLAHDLHSLRSHPLGLHVAQWVAHTPDGALLGAASALQFGGMYHPDRYHAEVGVHPGARGQGVGAALAAHVTTHLEARGAREVLAGAYEDEPRSLHFLTARGFREVMRFFDNVLDMADFDADAWADRATLPAGLRAVTLADLSAELGEEAAHRAFYAGWLAAREDVPRTAPATPVAYEDFLTRLDRPEHLPRGTLLAVTPAGEVAALSELHRDLHDPRRLNTGLTGTTRAWRRQGLALALKVAALRVARDLGAREVWTGNATTNAPMLALNDRLGFRPRVAWVEMQRGQVDA
- the ruvB gene encoding Holliday junction branch migration DNA helicase RuvB; translation: MTEPLDAALRPKTLTDYVGQARLKEKLGVYLQAARGRKEALDHTLLFGPPGLGKTTLAHIIAHELGVNIRVTSGPAIEKPGDLAAILTNSLEEGDVLFIDEIHRLGRVAEEHLYPAMEDFKLDIVLGQGPAARTIELPLPRFTLVGATTRPGLITAPMRSRFGIIEHLEYYTPDEIGVNLLRDARLLGFGLDEEAAVEIGARARGTMRIAKRLLRRVRDYADVAGETTIGLPRAQDALDKLGLDSAGLDDRDKKYLETLIHRFAGGPVGVDTLATAISEDSLTLEDVYEPYLIQLGFIKRTPRGRVATAHAYDHLGLPVSGDHDLGFYTN